The following proteins are co-located in the Mus pahari chromosome 14, PAHARI_EIJ_v1.1, whole genome shotgun sequence genome:
- the Tmem11 gene encoding transmembrane protein 11, mitochondrial, producing the protein MAAWGRRRLGPGGGGSRERVSLSATDCYIVHEIYSGENAQDQFEYELEQALEAQYKYIVIEPTRIGDETARWITVGNCLHKTAVLAGTACLFTPLALPLDYSHYISLPAGVLSLACCTLYGISWQFDPCCKYQVEYDAYKLSRLPLHTLTSSTPVVLVRKDDLHRKRLHNTIALAALVYCVKKVYELYAV; encoded by the coding sequence GGTTAGCCTCTCAGCCACAGACTGCTACATTGTACATGAAATCTACAGTGGGGAGAATGCCCAGGACCAGTTTGAGTATGAGTTGGAGCAGGCGCTGGAAGCCCAGTACAAGTACATTGTGATAGAGCCCACCCGAATTGGAGATGAGACAGCACGCTGGATCACTGTAGGCAATTGCCTGCACAAGACGGCCGTGTTGGCAGGTACTGCCTGCCTCTTCACCCCATTGGCACTGCCCCTGGATTACTCCCACTACATCTCCCTGCCCGCTGGTGTGCTGAGCCTGGCCTGCTGTACCCTCTATGGGATCTCCTGGCAGTTTGACCCTTGCTGCAAGTACCAGGTGGAGTATGATGCCTATAAACTgtcccgcctgcctctgcacaCGCTCACCTCCTCCACACCAGTGGTGCTGGTTCGGAAGGACGACCTGCACAGAAAGAGACTGCACAACAcaatagccctggctgccctggtgtACTGTGTAAAGAAGGTTTATGAGCTCTATGCCGTATGA